One part of the Phacochoerus africanus isolate WHEZ1 chromosome 7, ROS_Pafr_v1, whole genome shotgun sequence genome encodes these proteins:
- the MAPK8IP2 gene encoding C-Jun-amino-terminal kinase-interacting protein 2 yields the protein MADRAEMFSLSTFHSLSPPGCRPPQDISLEEFDDEDLSEITDDCGLGLSYDSDHCEKDSLSLGRSEQPHPICSFQDDFQEFEMIDDNEEEEEEEEEEEEEEEGEGEGMEGGGPGSETAALEPLIPSPSLEEPHKHRPTTLHLTTLGAQDSLNNNGGFAPAPPDSWQETVLCPPPQEPLRDPPVPIPPTDMSPCGAQPPVRPDCDLEGNQPAGSPAQGGASPSSDPGIEADLGSGSSTGRGGRRSSQELSSPGSDSEDVAGARLGRMISSISETELERSSDDGSSSSGRSSHLTNSIEEASSPASEPEPEPPGEPPRRPAFLPVGPDDTNSEYESGSESEPDLSEDADSPWLLSNLVSRMISEGSSPILCPGQCLSPAARPAGEPEATASGAPGAPEPAAGPGGGGGGGDVELVDMETLCGPPPPAPPAPRPGAAQPGPCLFLSNPTRDTITPLWAAPGRAARPGRPCSAACSEEEDDDDDEEDDEEEEAEDKAGPPGGRGAGPAALDASLVYDAVKYTLVVDEHTQLELVSLRRCAGLGDDSEEDSGGEASEEEAGAELLGGGQRAEDTSPDSPDLTFSKKFLNVFVNSTSRSSSTESFGLFSCLVNGEEREQTHRAVFRFIPRHPDELELDVDDPVLVEAEEDDFWFRGFNMRTGERGVFPAFYAHAVPGPAKDLLGSKRGPCWVERFDVQFLGSVEVPCHQGNGILCAAMQKIATARKLTVHLRPPASCDLEISLRGVKLSLSGGPEFQHCSHFFQMKNISFCGCHPRNSCYFGFITKHPLLSRFACHVFVSQESMRPVAQSVGRAFLEYYQEHLEYACPTEDIYLE from the exons ATGGCGGATCGGGCGGAGATGTTTTCTCTTTCCACCTTTCACTCGCTGTCGCCGCCAGGCTGCAG GCCTCCTCAGGACATAAGCCTGGAAGAATTTGACGATGAGGATCTGTCCGAGATCACCGATGACTGTGGTCTGGGCCTCAGCTATGACTCGGACCACTGCGAGAAG GACAGCCTTTCCCTAGGGCGTTCGGAGCAGCCGCACCCCATCTGCTCCTTCCAGGATGACTTTCAGGAGTTTGAGATGATTGATGAcaatgaagaggaggaggaagaggaggaggaggaggaggaagaggaggaaggagaaggggagggcaTGGAGGGAGGAGGGCCCGGCTCAGAGACCGCTGCTCTGGAGCCCCtgatcccctccccctccctggagGAGCCCCACAAGCACCGGCCCACCACGCTCCACCTGACAACCCTGGGAGCCCAG GACTCCCTGAACAACAACGGAGGGTTCGCCCCAGCGCCTCCAGACTCCTGGCAGGAGACAGTGCTGTGCCCACCCCCCCAGGAGCCCCTCAGAG ACCCGCCCGTCCCCATCCCGCCCACGGACATGAGCCCCTGTGGGGCACAGCCTCCTGTGCGCCCAGATTGCGACCTGGAAGGAAACCAGCCCGCGGGCTCCCCGGCCCAAGGCGGGGCCTCGCCCTCCTCGGATCCAGGCATCGAGGCCGACCTGGGGAGCGGCTCCAGCACAGGCCGTGGGGGCCGGCGAAGCAGCCAGGAGCTGTCCTCGCCCGGCTCCGACTCTGAGGACGTGGCGGGCGCGCGCCTGGGCCGCATGATCTCGTCCATCTCCGAGACGGAGCTGGAGCGGAGTAGCGACgacggcagcagcagcagcggccgCTCCTCACACCTCACCAACTCCATCGAGGAGGCCTCGTCACCGGCTTccgagccggagccggagcctcCGGGCGAGCCCCCGCGCCGCCCCGCCTTCCTGCCCGTGGGGCCCGACGACACCAACAGCGAGTACGAGTCCGGGTCCGAATCGGAGCCGGACCTCAGCGAGGACGCTGACTCGCCCTGGCTGCTCAGCAACCTCGTGAGCCGCATGATCTCCGAGGGCTCCTCGCCCATCCTCTGCCCCGGCCAGTGCCTGTCTCCCGCCGCGCGCCCTGCGGGGGAGCCCGAGGCAACGGCCAGCGGAGCCCCCGGTGCGCCCGAGCCGGCCGCCgggcccggcggcggcggcggcggcggcgacgtgGAGCTGGTGGACATGGAGACGCTGTGTGGGCCgccgccccccgcgcccccggCGCCTCGGCCCGGCGCTGCGCAGCCGGGGCCCTGCCTCTTCCTCAGCAACCCGACGCGGGACACCATCACCCCGCTGTGGGCTGCTCCGGGCCGCGCGGCCCGCCCCGGCCGCCCCTGCTCGGCGGCCTGCTCGGAGGAGgaggacgacgacgacgacgaggAGGACGAcgaggaggaggaagctgaggacaAGGCCGGCCCTCCCGGGGGCAGGGGCGCAGGCCCTGCGGCGCTGGACGCCTCGCTTGTGTACGACGCGGTCAAGTACACGCTCGTGGTGGATGAGCACACGCAGCTGGAGCTGGTGAGCCTGCGGCGCTGCGCCGGCCTGGGCGACGACAGCGAGGAAGACAGCGGCGGCGAGGCCAGCGAGGAGGAGGCGGGCGCGGAACTCCTGGGTGGTGGACAGAGAGCCGAGGACACCTCCCCAGACAGCCCGGACCTCACCTTCTCCAAGAAGTTCCTCAATGTCTTTGTCAACAGCACCTCTCGATCTTCCA GCACCGagtcttttggccttttttccTGCCTGGTCAACGGCGAGGAGAGAGAGCAAACCCATCGGGCCGTCTTCAG GTTCATTCCCCGCCATCCGGACGAGCTGGAGCTGGATGTGGATGACCCGGTGCTCGTGGAGGCTGAGGAGGATGACTTCTGGTTCCGAGGCTTCAACATGCGCACAGGGGAGCGAGGTGTCTTTCCTGCCTTCTACGCCCACGCGGTGCCCGGCCCGGCCAAGGACCTGCTGG GGAGCAAGCGGGGTCCCTGCTGGGTGGAGCGCTTCGACGTCCAGTTCCTGGGCTCCGTGGAGGTACCCTGTCACCAGGGCAACGGTATCCTCTGTGCAGCCATGCAGAAG ATTGCCACTGCCCGGAAACTGACTGTCCACCTGCGTCCTCCTGCCTCCTGTGACCTTGAGATTTCTCTTCGGGGGGTCAAGCTGAGTCTAAGTGGAGGACCCGAG TTCCAGCACTGCAGCCACTTCTTCCAGATGAAGAACATCTCGTTCTGTGGCTGCCACCCCCGCAACAGCTG ttaTTTTGGCTTCATCACCAAACACCCTCTGCTGAGCCGCTTTGCCTGCCACGTCTTTGTCTCCCAGGAGTCCATGAGGCCTGTGGCCCAGAGCGTGGG CCGCGCCTTCCTGGAGTACTACCAGGAGCACCTGGAGTACGCCTGCCCCACAGAGGACATCTACCTGGAGTAG
- the CHKB gene encoding choline/ethanolamine kinase isoform X1: MAAEGTAVAGGGAVGGLLAKDSLLQSKCPDAAPSRRRGSARSRDAERRAYQWCREYLGGAWRRVRPEELRVDPVSGGLSNLLFRCSLPDHLPSVGEEPREVLLRLYGAILQGVDSLVLESVMFAILAERALGPQLYGVFPEGRLEQYIPSRPLKTHELREPVLSAAIATKMARFHGMEMPFTKEPHWLFGTMERYLKQIQDLPPTGLPQMNLLEMYSLKEEMGSLRKLLDTTPSPVVFCHNDIQEGNILLLSEPENADSLMLVDFEYSSYNYRGFDIGNHFCEWVYDYTHEEWPFYKAQPADYPTRGQQLHFIRHYLAEVKKGETISQEEQRKLEADLLVEANRYALASHFFWGLWSILQASMSTIEFGYLEYAQSRFQSYFQQKAQLTSLQPSS, encoded by the exons ATGGCGGCCGAGGGGACAGCTGTGGCCGGAGGCGGGGCTGTCGGAGGCCTCCTGGCCAAGGACAGCTTGCTGCAGTCTAAATGCCCCGACGCGGCCCCAAGCCGGCGGCGCGGCTCCGCGCGGTCGCGAGACGCCGAGCGCCGAGCCTACCAGTGGTGCCGGGAGTACTTGGGCGGGGCCTGGCGCCGAGTGCGGCCGGAGGAGCTGAGGGTTGACCCCGTGAG CGGAGGCCTCAGTAACCTGCTCTTCCGCTGCTCGCTGCCGGACCACCTGCCCAGTGTTGGCGAGGAGCCCCGGGAGGTGCTGCTGCGGCTGTATGGGGCCATCCTGCAG GGCGTGGACTCCTTGGTCCTTGAAAGTGTGATGTTCGCCATTCTTGCAGAGCGGGCGCTGGGCCCCCAGCTCTACGGAGTCTTTCCGGAGGGCCGGCTGGAACAGTACATCCCA AGCCGGCCACTGAAGACCCACGAGCTTCGAGAGCCAGTGTTGTCTGCAGCCATTGCCACGAAGATGGCCCGTTTCCACGGCATGGAGATGCCTTTCACTAAGGAGCCTCACTGGCTATTTGGGACTATGGAGCG GTATTTAAAGCAGATCCAGGACCTGCCCCCCACTGGCCTTCCCCAGATGAACCTGCTGGAGATGTACAGCTTGAAGGAAGAAATGGGCAGCCTCAG GAAGTTGCTAGACACTACCCCATCACCCGTGGTCTTCTGCCACAACGACATCCAGGAAG GGAACATCTTACTGCTCTCAGAGCCGGAAAATGCTGACAGCCTCATGCTGGTTGATTTCGAGTATAGCAGTTATAACTACAG GGGCTTTGACATTGGGAACCACTTTTGTGAGTGGGTTTACGATTATACACACGAGGAGTGGCCTTTCTACAAAGCGCAGCCTGCAGACTACCCCACCCGGGGACAGCAG CTCCATTTTATTCGCCACTACCTGGCGGAGGTAAAGAAAGGTGAAACCATCTCCCAGGAGGAGCAGAGGAAACTGGAAGCGGATTTGCTGGTAGAGGCTAATCG GTACGCTCTGGCATCTCATTTCTTTTGGGGTCTCTGGTCCATTCTCCAGGCATCCATGTCCACTATAGAATTTGGCTACTTG GAGTACGCCCAGTCTCGGTTCCAGTCCTACTTCCAGCAGAAGGCACAGCTGACCAGCCTCCAGCCCTCATCCTGA
- the CHKB gene encoding choline/ethanolamine kinase isoform X2, whose amino-acid sequence MFAILAERALGPQLYGVFPEGRLEQYIPSRPLKTHELREPVLSAAIATKMARFHGMEMPFTKEPHWLFGTMERYLKQIQDLPPTGLPQMNLLEMYSLKEEMGSLRKLLDTTPSPVVFCHNDIQEGNILLLSEPENADSLMLVDFEYSSYNYRGFDIGNHFCEWVYDYTHEEWPFYKAQPADYPTRGQQLHFIRHYLAEVKKGETISQEEQRKLEADLLVEANRYALASHFFWGLWSILQASMSTIEFGYLEYAQSRFQSYFQQKAQLTSLQPSS is encoded by the exons ATGTTCGCCATTCTTGCAGAGCGGGCGCTGGGCCCCCAGCTCTACGGAGTCTTTCCGGAGGGCCGGCTGGAACAGTACATCCCA AGCCGGCCACTGAAGACCCACGAGCTTCGAGAGCCAGTGTTGTCTGCAGCCATTGCCACGAAGATGGCCCGTTTCCACGGCATGGAGATGCCTTTCACTAAGGAGCCTCACTGGCTATTTGGGACTATGGAGCG GTATTTAAAGCAGATCCAGGACCTGCCCCCCACTGGCCTTCCCCAGATGAACCTGCTGGAGATGTACAGCTTGAAGGAAGAAATGGGCAGCCTCAG GAAGTTGCTAGACACTACCCCATCACCCGTGGTCTTCTGCCACAACGACATCCAGGAAG GGAACATCTTACTGCTCTCAGAGCCGGAAAATGCTGACAGCCTCATGCTGGTTGATTTCGAGTATAGCAGTTATAACTACAG GGGCTTTGACATTGGGAACCACTTTTGTGAGTGGGTTTACGATTATACACACGAGGAGTGGCCTTTCTACAAAGCGCAGCCTGCAGACTACCCCACCCGGGGACAGCAG CTCCATTTTATTCGCCACTACCTGGCGGAGGTAAAGAAAGGTGAAACCATCTCCCAGGAGGAGCAGAGGAAACTGGAAGCGGATTTGCTGGTAGAGGCTAATCG GTACGCTCTGGCATCTCATTTCTTTTGGGGTCTCTGGTCCATTCTCCAGGCATCCATGTCCACTATAGAATTTGGCTACTTG GAGTACGCCCAGTCTCGGTTCCAGTCCTACTTCCAGCAGAAGGCACAGCTGACCAGCCTCCAGCCCTCATCCTGA
- the CPT1B gene encoding carnitine O-palmitoyltransferase 1, muscle isoform, which produces MAEAHQAVAFQFTVTPEGVDFRLSREALKHIYLSGINSWKKRLIRIKNGILRGVYPGSPTSWLVVATATVGSSYYNVDISMGLVNHIQRCLPERYGPYWTPQTRALLSMAVVSTGVWMIGIFFFRQTLKLLLSYHGWMFEMHGQSSRVTKVWAICVRLLSSRRPMLYSFQTSLPKLPVPSVPATIHRYLESVQHLLDDEEYSRKEMLAKEFQEKTAPRLQKYLVLKSWWATNYVSDWWEEYVYLRGRTPLMVNSNYYVMDLVLMRSTDVQAARLGNAVHAMIMYRRKLDREDIKPVMALGIVPMCSYQMERMFNTTRIPGKDTDTLQHLTDSRHVAVYHKGRFFKVWLYEGSRLLKPCELELQFQRILDDPSPPQPGEEKLAALTAGGRVEWAQARQAFFSSGKNKFALDAIERAAFFVALDEESHHYDPEDEASLSLYGKALLHGNCYNRWFDKSFTLIAFKNGQLGLNTEHAWADAPIIGHLWEFVLGTDTFHLGYTETGHCLGKPNPTLATPQRLQWDIPEQCQAVIESSYQVAKALADDVELYCFQFLPFGKGLIKKCRTSPDAFVQIALQLAYFRDRGKFCLTYEASMTRMFREGRTETVRSCTRESTAFVRAMVEGRRVKADLQALFRKAAQKHQNMYRLAMTGAGIDRHLFCLYVVSKYLGVSSPFLAEVLAEPWRLSTSQIAQFQIRMFDPNKYPNHLGAGGGFGPVADDGYGVSYMIAGENTIFFHVSSKFSSSETNAQRFGNHIRQALLDLADLFQVPKADS; this is translated from the exons ATGGCGGAAGCGCACCAGGCTGTGGCCTTCCAATTCACAGTGACCCCAGAAGGGGTCGACTTCAGGCTCAGCCGGGAGGCCCTGAAACATATCTACCTGTCAGGGATCAATTCCTGGAAGAAACGTCTGATTCGCATCAAG AATGGCATCCTCAGGGGGGTGTACCCTGGCAGCCCCACCAGCTGGCTGGTCGTTGCCACGGCAACAGTGGGTTCCTCCTACTACAACGTGGACATCTCCATGGGGCTGGTCAATCACATCCAGAGATGTCTTCCTGAGAG ATATGGCCCCTACTGGACCCCACAGACCCGGGCACTTCTCAGCATGGCTGTCGTCTCCACGGGGGTCTGGATGATAGGCATCTTCTTCTTCCGCCAAACCTTGAAACTGCTGCTTTCCTACCACGGTTGGATGTTTGAGATGCACGGCCAGAGCAGCCGCGTCACCAAAGTCTGGGCT ATCTGTGTCCGCCTTCTGTCCAGCCGGCGGCCCATGCTCTACAGTTTCCAGACATCTCTGCCCAAGCTTCCTGTGCCCAGCGTGCCAGCCACGATTCATCGG TACCTAGAATCTGTGCAGCACTTACTGGATGACGAGGAATACAGCCGGAAGGAAATGCTGGCCAAGGAGTTCCAGGAGAAGACTGCCCCCAGGCTGCAGAAGTACCTGGTACTCAAGTCATGGTGGGCGACTAACTAT GTGAGTGACTGGTGGGAAGAGTACGTCTACCTTCGAGGCAGGACCCCCCTCATGGTGAACAGCAACTATTACGTCATG GACCTGGTGCTCATGAGGAGCACAGACGTGCAGGCGGCCCGCCTGGGGAACGCTGTCCACGCCATGATCATGTATCGCCGTAAACTGGACCGCGAGGACATCAAGCCT GTGATGGCGCTAGGCATCGTGCCCATGTGCTCCTACCAGATGGAGCGGATGTTCAACACCACGCGGATCCCGGGGAAGGACACAG ACACACTGCAGCACCTCACAGACAGCAGGCACGTGGCCGTCTACCACAAGGGCCGCTTCTTCAAGGTGTGGCTCTACGAGGGCTCCCGACTGCTCAAGCCTTGCGAGCTGGAGCTGCAGTTCCAGAGGATTCTGGACgacccctccccacctcagccTGGGGAGGAAAAGCTGGCAGCCCTCACTGCAGGGGGAAG AGTGGAGTGGGCGCAGGCACGCCAGGCCTTCTTCAGCTCTGGCAAGAACAAGTTTGCCCTGGATGCCATCGAGCGCGCTGCTTTCTTTGTGGCTCTGGACGAGGAGTCTCACCACTATGACCCGGAAGACGAGGCCAGCCTCAGCCTCTACGGCAAGGCCCTGCTGCACGGCAACTGCTACAACAG GTGGTTTGACAAGTCCTTCACCCTCATCGCGTTCAAGAACGGCCAGCTGGGCCTCAACACCGAGCATGCGTGGGCAGACGCCCCTATCATTGGGCACCTCTGGGAG TTCGTCCTGGGCACGGATACCTTCCACCTGGGCTACACGGAGACGGGGCACTGTCTGGGCAAACCAAACCCTACGCTGGCAACCCCTCAGCGGCTGCAGTGGGACATTCCTGAGCAG TGCCAGGCGGTCATCGAGAGTTCCTACCAGGTGGCCAAGGCGCTGGCAGACGACGTGGAGCTGTACTGCTTCCAGTTCTTGCCCTTTGGTAAAGGCCTCATCAAGAAGTGCCGCACCAGCCCCGACGCCTTCGTGCAGATCGCCCTGCAGCTGGCCTACTTCCGG GACAGGGGCAAGTTCTGCCTGACCTATGAAGCCTCGATGACGCGAATGTTCCGGGAGGGACGGACAGAAACCGTGCGGTCCTGCACCCGCGAGTCCACAGCCTTCGTTCGGGCCATGGTGGAGGGGCGCCGCGTG AAAGCAGACCTGCAAGCTCTGTTCCGGAAAGCTGCCCAGAAGCACCAGAACATGTACCGCCTGGCCATGACCGGGGCTGGGATCGACAGGCACCTCTTCTGCCTTTACGTGGTCTCCAAGTACCTGGGGGTCAGCTCCCCTTTCCTGGCTGAG GTGCTCGCAGAACCCTGGCGCCTCTCCACCAGCCAGATTGCCCAATTCCAGATCCGCATGTTTGACCCAAACAAGTACCCCAATCACCTGGGTGCCGGCGGCGGCTTTGGCCCT GTGGCCGATGACGGCTACGGGGTCTCCTACATGATCGCGGGCGAGAACACCATCTTCTTCCACGTCTCCAGCAAGTTCTCAAGCTCAGAGACG AACGCCCAGCGCTTTGGGAACCACATCCGCCAGGCTCTGCTGGACCTCGCTGATCTCTTCCAAGTTCCCAAAGCTGACAGCTGA